Part of the Augochlora pura isolate Apur16 chromosome 10, APUR_v2.2.1, whole genome shotgun sequence genome, TTTCAAAGTCCCAGGAATGATTCACAAAGGCGATGTTCAGCATCAGTGCGAACCGGGGCTCGCGCTATTGGAATTTGTGACCTTCGGCGGTGCGAGGTGCAGCCTGTAATGCAGCGCACTGCGCCCACTGGTGGGCGTCGAAATACACGGCCGTCTGTGTCGGGGAAGTTTgagcaaataaattcattccCGCGCCGATACACGTACACCGTAATTCGAGCCTGAATTATTTTAAGCGGCCTAATGTATATTCAACGCGGCGGCACTCGTTTCCCTTCGTTACCCGTCAAACCCACTGTAATTCGAAAGGCCGTCATCTGCGAGTTGAAATGGTCCTCGCACTATAGAATCAAACCAAAACGCTAGCCTAATTCCCCGAGGTGTATAACGAGCGCAGCAAGTTTGAAAGAAATGGTCGCGGGGTCATTTGTACGAAAGCTGCACTTGtggttattttaaatgttcgaTTTATAACGATGCAAATCGAGCGATAACGAACTgtgaataattcattaactCTATGACGTCCGGTGGCTCCACGTTAGTGCCATGCGAAAACTATCGGGTAAGTGCCGGTGGCCCCACGTCGGTGACATGCAAAAACTAAACAAAAGTTAATATTGCGTGTTCTGTTTAACTAAGAGTAAATTACAGACGTAGCAACTttgtgttttcataaaaacccGTGTAAAAATTGTGGACATTTTGTCCACAAAATGTACGTCGGTTCCATCGGCGCGACAAGAAAAAATCTAGATTAGACGTGTGGATGGCATAATGTTAATAGCAATTGCAATTACCCAAACGATGAGCAATTTATCTATACGTTAGCGGTAgtctacaatattttctagaacaacaaaatgttaaaactaCAACGCAACAATGCAAAGTGGCGCGAAAATATTATAGCTCCATGTATCAGTTaccaataattttagatttattaaattggaaatttaactaaaaatgaaattaaattttctgaattttcttttttaataaatgaacaatGGCAATTTCTAACATAAACGGCAAAATTGTTATCCTTCAAAACGGCGCTTTGCAATTGTCCCCGTACTCTGAAATCAAACTAAAACGCTAGGTTAATTTCTTCAGATACGAGTTCAAAATTTCAAGTTTGAAAGAAATGACCGTGGagtgggagggggggagggggggttggCAAATTTCACAGAGCAAATTCCGCGTGACGTGACGCGGACCGTGTTTTGACCCTCGCCGTTTGCAAAGCTGCAGTCGTACTTATCCGAAATGGCAAATAATTTCCGGCGCTGGCGTGAGGAACGGCAGGGCCACTGGCTCATTAGCCTTCCTCTTTATTCATTCTCAAACGATTTCCCGTGTTGTCCCTCGGAACGGAAACGTCCTTCGGCGAGCACTCTTATCGCGGTTCCTTCCTTTCCTCGTAAACCAACGAGAGGAGAAGAGGCGCGAGCTGGCGTCTTTGACTTTTTGGGGCAGATGAGGCTCCGACTCGCGGGAAATACGCGCAGAATGAACATGGCGAAAATTGTGCTTCGTAGGGTGTCCACAGTGAGTGTTGGTTTTAAATGTGCGTGTATGAGAATGAATTTGATGAGTGAGAGTCTTTCGTCCGGTGTGTCGTTAGATAGTTCATGGTGTATAACGTGATGTGAGTGTTCTGTCTAGTGCATGTTATATTGTAATGTGACGGACGCATGTCGTGTGCGGTATAGAGAGAGCGTGCAGTGGGgataacgagagagagagagagagagagaggagtgtGAGAGCAATACAaaggcaaagagagagagagagagagcgtaaaCAGTGTTGAGACAatacaaagagagagagagagagagtaagagagaacATTTAAATACTCATATATCCAAACTAACTgtgcaattttaatatctgtATAATAAACTGTTTCACAATTCATACCAATCACAATCTCCATATCAACACCTACGCTATACAACAAAACTCTAACACACTGTATGGAgtcatacaaattaaattataaaagaaatttgatcTTTCTTTGCACACTGTGTTGTTTATGATTGCAAAAGACGTTATTTGTTGCTGTAAAAATTCGAACAGTTACATAAATACGGcaaatgaacaaaatatgGTTGCGGAATACGAGTTAAAGGAATACAATCGATGGGAAACCTGTTTAAGATTTTCAAGGAATTAATTCCTTGCGCCagacttattattaaaactttgaATATAATCTGCGTAATATAGAGGGTACGCAATTTTTtcaagttgaaataaaatgatgacatttattaattattgtactgtATGCACTCGTGCATATTTCATACAGTCATGGTAAAAATAAGTGGATCGAATGCAAGACAGTGTAAATATTTGAGTAATACTGTCCGCGtattttcaactaattaaaatgtttacgaaatgatataaattgtaCTTACGTAGCTCCATGTTGCAGTTAAtgcagacaatatttattttgcatacaaataCAGCCGTGAAAGAAACCGTAAAGCAATGGCTTCAAGCtgcgatttaaaagaaagtgAAAGTACTTCAAACAAAAACATGAATTTGTTTAAGCAGGATATCAAAAacattataacaataaactgTGCCAAagagaataatgaaaataaactatGTGCATTTATTCTGAATTATCTGTCTCATAACACTTTACCAACcgatagcctataaatcgcCTTTATCTTCCAATCTATAACCTGTGAATCGATTGTCGtagcaataatttgttatctgttATTGACATGAAGGTATTACTACAATTTAAATCTCTTCAATATTAGATTcttaatattatgaataaatataaaaatgttatatactCAAATATTaggaagaaaataaacagattCAATTACCCTACAATGACATAAATGTTTACagtcgaatgaccggtcggtaaagtgttaatttcgTCGTAACGTGAACTCGACCGAAAAACAGGCAGCCGCGACAAGGATCCCACTAGACACGCTAAGcgtatttaaagaaaatagaaatttcagaGTACGTATACCGTCCCCTTCGCTTAAAATCACTCGTCGAGATTATTATCCTTGCTTGCCACGCAGGAACGAAAATTCGTTAACAGGTGAAAGATCGATCGGTGCTCTCGAACAGCACTGCGCAATCTTTTCTTCCTCATATTTTCATAAGCTGCAGAATACACGGTGTAAGGAATCTACgaattccaataaaatctCTTGCGAGGATATTTACACAGCGTACCCAGGAATAGAATTCGTTCGGCCGGTCGATTTGCATTACAGGAAAGCAGGTTGTTCCTTCGACATTTTTTCTCGGAAGCGTTAACGTTCAGAAATGCtaagagatggagagagagagagagggagagagagagagagagagggagggagaaaggggtcagagaaaaagagtgagagagccATGAAAAAAGCGAGAGGGCGGGGACGGTTCATTTCGATTGAATATCGTTGGAATGCTCGAGTAAACTTTGTGAAGTACGTGCGGCAACAGCCCGGCTCGTGGTGACGTTTATACACGGTTGAAGAAGGGACAGAAGAGGTACAAGGGGAATCGAGCAACGTCAGCATGATCGTGTATGGTGACGATGCACGTTCCGTTTGCCGGTTGTGTACGGATACACAAGAAAAGTGggatcatttttctaattcgaTAAAGCCGATGACATCGACGGAATTGGCCGAGAGAGAAAGCCGCGAGCGGCCACATTTTCGGTTGCATTTCCCTCTTTTTCGATCCGTCACTGTCCAATCACTTAAAGTAACGAACCTGTACAATTTGTACCTCGAGGAATATTGTTAACGCGGTGACGGACGCCCCGACGTCCATAGAATTACACGCTTTCCTGTTTTTCCTTCGGTTCCTTTTTTACTGTGGAGTCATCCACTCCGAAACTGGCAGGTGCTCCGAcaggaaatattgtttcaggAAAATTGATATGCCCGGCAATCGGTTAACGCGTTAATTGCCACACCAATACTTATGAAGGACGCATCGAATCGGAACACCTTGTTCAATAATGtaagaatatataaagatTTATTACAGCAGTTGGCTTTTACAACCTTCTTACACTTCGTATATCGTAAGTTTAGCTTAATGTAATTTGGTTTACTTAATAGATTGTAATAGTAATCGTGCTGTGGAAATCTAAAGTTTATTGtgacaaatttttctaaaacagttacttacaattactatttataattaccaTTTACGTTAGCagtatgttatatatttgtgtTACTAATCAAGTACGTCAAGACACGACGCAAAATTGTATagctaattttattattcatataatttctttttacaaactAAAATCGACGTATGTAGTACGTCATTGAAGcgcaggaaattaattttcaaatttaataatagagtcgtgcaaaaaatttaattccaaacACGTCAACCGATcccaatttttgtttaacaaatcAGCTTCTTTCGCATCTCGCCTGTTTGAGACCTTTCTCAAATTTTAGTTTCGACGTAGAAACTTTGCGTAACGATTATTACATTCCTAAGAACATTAACTGTCACACaggtaaaataatatgaacGTTCTCAGATTTCTGAGAGTTCGTAGATTTGTAGAacttatttaatatcgatGAAGGCGAGATACAATTCGACGATTTCATTTACGAAAAATCATCAAATTACATGTAGCTGTTACCAAAAAGTAATTGTTAACTGTTATTCACTTGTTCATAcattttctactttattaGACATTTCTTCTTGTCTACAACGTCAATTACTACCTTCCtcgattttgttaaatgtatTGAATGGACTTCGTTGCACCTGTCACCTAATCGTTTTATAGTCCTGACAAAAGATACCTGTCCGTTCATCGATTTTGTCGATCTAACAAGACAATCTAGACTAACAAATTGATGAAAACAGATCTAAGGATTCGATTTTAGAATGTTCACCGTGAAATCTTTTATTCATAGACTGCGAattgtatgcatttatgggacattcaagtttttaaaatgttagatgattagataattattttcattattattctatgtTCACCGTAAGGGACTTTCGATGTAAGAGATTGttctctttatatatttataaaatgattaataaaaatgagaattcctataattttgtacagcaGACATCGTGCAATATTCGTGCAATATCTCTAGTTGCAGTTCCGTTagatttcaatataaaaatacatagatGGGAATCTCATTGGTCCTCGAGACGTTCTCAAACTTATATGATGGTGACAAGATTTAAAGTACTTATTTGAAGTACGAAATGATACAGATAAAACACAACAACTTAAATAAAACTGCGCTATCTCGCACTAACGTATAATGGACCAACATTTCACTACGCTGGATTTCAGAACTCTATCGCCGCCAATCTGCCATAAATGGTACCATTGTCTCCGCTCATTTAAGACCTCGCCCTTCTTTTATAGTTCCGTAAATGACACGACAAGTGTCCGGGAATCGTTTTTCCGTCTAGCGACGCTGGAGGACGGATATCTGTCGATGGCGATGAGGAGACAAAGAAAGTGTGGCTTGGGTAAACATAGTCGGTCTCTGATAAACGTTCGGCGGGGGATTATTGCGCGGGGGTGAGGGGGTGCCAATAAAATAGTTGTTCCGCGAGAACGAATGGCCGGGACCGCAAAGTTAACTACTGGCTGGAGTGTCCCCCGTACGGAAACTATCAGCGAACAATTTTCGAGCCTCTAAGCAATGGTACCCGCGGGAGGCGAACAAGGACGAAGGACACCGTGCTCGAGGACGAAGGTCGGCTCGTTGGTTTCGAAGTGGCTATACAAGccgaaagagaaaggaagagcaAGGGAAATCGGTTGACGGCCGTGGGGCGCGGTGCCGCGGGAATGGGCGAGACGCGGGGAACGGTTAGGAGGGTTGCACGAGACCTATTATCGGGAAATTAAAGGCAGTAACTCATCTTGGGACGACTTCTATTAGACTTTCCCTGGCCAGGCCGGTCGATATTACTTTCGATATGAACGAGCCACTAAATTAATATCCACAATGCACTGGCAATTATGAACGGCCCTTATACTGCGTCTACCGTTTCCCCTAGGCCGCCTTTGTCGAGGGTGAATGGCTTGGCCGGCGTCGCGTAAATAGCACGAGCATCTGTGATACTCGGGCGAAACCCAGAGACGTCACTTTGGGGCAAGAAGTGCCCAAAAAGTGGCAATGAGTCCTGTCCTTAACACTAAACTAACCATACTGGACAAAATGATCGACCTCCATTTCTTATATCCAACACgtcgaaattataaagactctttcttaaccccttgcattataataacgagtcagactcgtgatacagatttcatgcaagatctactaaatatgaacattattaattttttctacatcgaaataaagataaattcttctctcaTCAATgcctagaaacaaaagtacataaaggcAATAAAAAAaccaaaaattgtctggtcctattattaaaaatattaaagccaaataagtgctaatcaacgtagcacgaaaggaatcgtagtgcaaggggttaagaagtGATTGaatcaattcttttaaacAAGCTTACATAATACTACGAATGGCGATAAGCACagataaattcaatcttgttATTCTTACAAAGCAACCTTTCAGATAGTTAATTGAACATTTTGGTATATTGTGAAATGATTTCTCAAGAAAGAAACAATGTctaaaagaaacaatgtttctcattatacatttcattttttacacatattacataaaattgtcgTCCGTCTTCCTTGcttcatcatcatcatctttCCATAAATCGCTTTTGCATTCTCGCGATTCTCTGAATATCCCAATTAGCAATAATAGTCCGAAAAATGCATCCATTTCTATGCGGTCTACTGGTTTCCATTTCTTGTTCGATGGTATGCTCTCCCTCGCTTTTTTATTTGTCCATAATATGATATCGTCGATTATTTCatcattgataaataaatggaatcaCTCATCTTCTGTTACTATATGATCACTTTGTTCGGTAAGTGAACATTTGTGTGGAAGATTTTGCAATGCTGTAGCGTCCATTGGTGCAATATGTTGTCAATTACGACCAGATACCGCTACACTTTCTGCAGATTCTGATGTATCTTCTTCATCCGAATCTGAATTTTGTTCTTCGGGTTCAACATCGCTGTTAGATGCACTCCACCATCAGATGATTGTTCACAATTGTGCAGATCCTCTTCTTCAATCTCATCAATGAgaaattgatcatttttttgAGAGGTAgacattttacataacaaaaataatggaaataatgaataataaattagtaaatatatatagtagaaCTCTTGGCGCAGATCTTTCCCCCTCAAAGTGTTGTATACAACTAATCCGCCTCAAAATAAGCGACGTTTCCCGTTTTGGTGGGATTATTGTCGGGAATTTAATACGACATTATGGTGGGGCCGGTGTAAACATTAGCGGTCTCTTTGCTACTAACGCAGACAACTTCGGTACTGTATACGTTACAACGAGTCACGAATGACTCCGGCATAGGAGGCggagggttaaataattatgttaagtttataatattgaatttctatgtttttactattgaatatctgtttataatgatcagataaaaaaacataaacctattttgtagtatctagtttgtgaaatgcaagcaaaataaataaatgtacgcagcccacgggtctgacacgtatgacccaccggtgggtcaagccgtcgtcaacgtgttaacacattaaaggcgggggatcttgactCGTTTTTCGTCTTAGAGCGGGCGCTATTTTGTgtaatcataaaaaatttagtcttacaaaagtttatttaaactcttaaaactacaagaaatattaaaaaggaactaaaaactaataaatcgtattactacgattcccgcctttaagctacagtcgagatcaatcgtagtactacgactctcgcctttaatgtgttaatacaatttgcttgtcgaGTATTTCACTGCTCTGCTTATCACTGTCCGGgacagtgtttacaaacagtgaTACTACTATTACAATGCTATagtaattgttgaaaatgtcctCCTCGCTGCTGCATACATAAGTTTGCTCGATGAATTAGTGACATCTGGACAGATTGTAAGTTGTTTtcgctttttaatatttcgaatgccTCGGTAAtcttatgtttcaaatatgtaacaattgctatatgtaaattatatcattCATTCATGTTATAAACTTGCTATACACGAACACGGCACTTGACTTGATTAATaatacacgacaagcaaattgtattatatcgtttacaagttgaacgaactttgaagtcgattatcacgaaaacggagcaccggatgaaaaaatgctataccaaaatattttcttatttttttatgtagaatcaccccctgcctggttgtactacgatttccggaaCACTCTGTAGTGTGGCGATTAGGAGTTTATCACTAGTCAATATGCAGGAATAAAGTAGACTCTGGTACGACAATTTCAAAAGCAACTATAAGAATATAGGGATCAATAAGAATTTCGCAAGTGCAAAGGAAAATATCGCCGTAAACATATTTGTATGTTTTCGTGTTTCGATAATACTTCTAGATCCGATTATGGTGCACGAAATGTCCTACGGTAgccgcgttaaataaaattgtggaCAGGgtcgaaaaattcaataaacaaCGCAGATATTTCACTTTATGAAGTTCTCTTTATTTCAGCTAGAATTATCTATCATTCATCCATCGAATCATTGAATCTTCTGTGGAATCAACCCTTTTTTAGAAGATTTTGTCCAACCTTTAACCAGTTTATGGGATCAGCATCAGCTTCCTGGACAATGGATTCACAGAATGAGTGTCTACTAGACCCAATATGAAAAGTATGCAGGGAATATGCTTACCGCTTCCGCAGAAGGATCAGCTTCGGGTTCTGCATAACCGAAAGAGATGAACGCAACGACCATTAAAGCGACGACGTTGAACATAAGTTTGAAGGCCTCCATGATGCTTGTTGTTGCTAATACGATTCGTACTGTGACACTGTAGCCTTTGCTTCGGCTATTTATAGCGGTTgagttgcaataaaatttcgcaCAATTGATTATACGTACATTAGCGGTACATTAATATCAAcgtaaaacagaaaaacaCAATTTTCCGTGCCACGTACGTCACGCTTATCGCCGAAACGATTAATATATCGTGGAATTCCACCTGTTTTCGATATTTGCgaaataaaagattgttaCGTTTGGAATTGACAAGGATaagtgtttaaatatcgcgttaattttcggAGCGGTTATACCTCGAAAGCGATATGAAGTTTTTATCGGAGTAAAAGTTTTTCCCTGAGTACGTTTGGAGTCACGACTCCCGGTCAAATAACTTCGACACAGGCGATCGTTGAAACTCGACGACCTCGGCAAAAACTATCGACAATAGAGCCGATATCAAAATCGGGGAAATCGACAAAGGACAAGGTAAATGTAACGGTCAGCGTCAATTTGCCTGGTAACcaggtatagagagagagagagagagagagagagagagagagagagagagggggggggggggggaactTCCCGAATTAAGCCAATGCACCGCGACGGTACACGAAGCTACTATTCGTGCTCACCTCCGCACATGGTGCAGAGAACATTAGTGCTGTGAACCTCCAACGAGACACATCGGCTTCGAGTGCTCTCTCTTTCGTATGGTAAAGATAAAGAAGTTACCAGAGGCAATCTTCTGGGAGCTGCCTAATCCAGCTTTCCGTAAGGATAAGGAACCGTATGTGCTTTCCATTCGCGTTCCTTCTGCCGAAAAGCACCTCTAGTTGTGCCGCGCATTCTCCGGCACAATTAGTGGAATAAAGCCTACAACCTCCGCTCGGCCTGCACTATTGCTGTGCTCGAGCTGCGAGTTTGTACGGTCTTTCAGAAGCAGTCAGGTAATAAGCGAACAGTCCGAGTTCTGCCCGTTCTGTACTCTTGCAGTGCACGTGTAGAACGATGGGGTCGCTTTAACAACCATTCCCTGGCTTGCTGGACAGTTGACTCCGATTTGGATAACTG contains:
- the LOC144476343 gene encoding uncharacterized protein LOC144476343 encodes the protein MEAFKLMFNVVALMVVAFISFGYAEPEADPSAEAEADADPINWLKVGQNLLKKG